A part of Neovison vison isolate M4711 chromosome 8, ASM_NN_V1, whole genome shotgun sequence genomic DNA contains:
- the SLC20A1 gene encoding sodium-dependent phosphate transporter 1, with protein MASTVTTLTTSTIAATAASGPLVDYLWMLILGFIIAFVLAFSVGANDVANSFGTAVGSGVVTLKQACILASIFETVGSVLLGAKVSETIRKGLIDVEMYNATQQLLMAGSVSAMFGSAVWQLVASFLKLPISGTHCIVGATIGFSLVAKGQEGVKWSELIKIVMSWFISPLLSGIMSGILFFLVRAFILRKADPVPNGLRALPVFYACTVGINLFSIMYTGAPLLGFDKLPLWGTILISVGCAVFCALIVWFFVCPRMKRKIEREIKSSPSESPLMEKKNSLKEDHEETKLSLSDIETRNPIAEVGSATVPLRAVVEERTVSFKLGDLEEAPEQERLPSVDLKEETSIDSTMNGAVQLPNGNLVQFNQAVSNQINSSGHYQYHTVHKDSGLYKELLHKLHLAKVGDCMGDSGDKPLRRNNSYTSYTMAICGMPLDSFRAKEGEQKGEEMEKLTWPNADSKKRIRMDSYTSYCNAVSDIHSASEMDMSVKAEMGLGERKGSSSSLEEWYDQDKPEVSLLFQFLQILTACFGSFAHGGNDVSNAIGPLVALYLVYDTRDVSSKVATPIWLLLYGGVGICIGLWVWGRRVIQTMGKDLTPITPSSGFSIELASALTVVIASNIGLPISTTHCKVGSVVSVGWLRSKKAVDWRLFRNIFMAWFVTVPISGVISAAIMAVFKYVILTV; from the exons ATGGCATCTACCGTGACAACGCTGACTACCAGTACTATTGCTGCTACTGCTGCTTCTGGTCCATTGGTGGACTACCTATGGATGCTGATCCTGGGCTTCATTATTGCATTTGTCTTGGCGTTCTCCGTGGGAGCCAATGATGTAGCAAATTCGTTTGGTACAGCTGTGGGCTCAGGTGTAGTGACCCTCAAGCAAGCCTGTATCCTAGCTAGTATCTTTGAAACCGTGGGCTCCGTCCTACTGGGGGCCAAAGTAAGCGAAACAATCAGAAAGGGCTTGATCGACGTGGAGATGTACAACGCGACCCAACAGCTGTTGATGGCCGGCTCCGTCAGTGCGAtgtttg GTTCTGCTGTGTGGCAACTAGTGGCTTCGTTTTTGAAGCTTCCCATTTCTGGAACCCATTGTATTGTTGGTGCAACCATTGGTTTCTCCCTTGTGGCAAAGGGGCAGGAGGGTGTCAAGTGGTCTGAACTGATAAAAATTG TGATGTCTTGGTTCATCTCTCCACTGCTTTCTGGTATTATGTCTGGAATTTTATTCTTCCTTGTTCGTGCATTCATCCTCCGTAAG GCAGATCCAGTTCCTAATGGTTTGCGAGCTTTGCCAGTTTTCTATGCCTGCACAGTTGGAATAAACCTTTTTTCCATCATGTATACTGGAGCACCTT TGCTGGGCTTTGACAAACTTCCTCTGTGGGGCACCATCCTCATCTCGGTGGGATGTGCAGTTTTCTGTGCCCTTATCGTCTGGTTCTTTGTATGTCCCAGGATGAAGAGAAAAATTGAAC GAGAAATAAAGTCTAGTCCTTCTGAAAGCcctttaatggaaaaaaagaatagcttgAAAGAAGACCATGAAGAAACAAAGTTGTCTCTCAGTGATATTGAAACCAGGAATCCTATTGCTGAGGTAGGATCTGCCACGGTGCCCCTCCGGGCTGTGGTGGAGGAGAGAACAGTTTCGTTCAAACTCGGAGACTTGGAGGAAGCTCCAGAGCAAGAGCGGCTTCCCAGCGTGGATCTGAAAGAGGAAACCAGCATAGACAGCACCATGAATG GGGCAGTGCAGTTGCCTAATGGGAACCTTGTTCAGTTCAATCAAGCCGTCAGTAACCAGATAAACTCCAGTGGGCACTATCAGTATCACACTGTGCATAAAGATTCTGGCTTATACAAAGAGCTGCTCCATAAATTACATCTTGCCAAGGTGGGAGACTGCATGGGAGACTCTGGTGACAAACCCTTGAGGCGCAATAATAGCTATACTTCATATACCATGGCAATTTGTGGCATGCCTCTGGATTCATTCCGTGCCAAAGAAGGTGAACAGAAAGGTGAAGAAATGGAGAAGCTGACCTGGCCTAACGCAGACAGCAAGAAGCGAATTCGAATGGACAGTTACACCAGTTATTGCAATGCTGTGTCTGATATTCACTCGGCATCCGAGATGGACATGAGCGTCAAGGCAGAGATGGGTctgggggagagaaaaggaagtagCAGCTCTCTCGAAGAATGGTATGACCAGGATAAACCAGAGGTGTCTCTCCTCTTCCAGTTCCTGCAGATCCTTACAGCTTGCTTTGGGTCATTCGCTCATGGTGGAAATGATGTCAG caatgcCATTGGTCCTCTGGTTGCTTTGTATCTGGTTTATGACACAAGAGATGTTTCTTCAAAAGTGGCAACACCAATATGGCTTCTGCTCTATGGTGGAGTTGGTATTTGTATTGGTCTGTGGGTTTGGGGAAGGAGAGTTATCCAGACCATGGGGAAAGATCTGACACCAATCACACCTTCTAG TGGCTTCAGTATTGAACTGGCATCTGCCCTCACAGTGGTAATTGCATCAAATATTGGTCTTCCCATCAGTACAACACACTGTAAA GTGGGCTCTGTCGTATCTGTCGGATGGCTCCGATCCAAAAAGGCTGTTGACTGGCGACTCTTCCGCAACATTTTTATGGCCTGGTTTGTTACCGTCCCCATTTCTGGCGTTATTAGTGCTGCTATTATGGCAGTCTTCAAATATGTCATCCTCACAGTGTGA